Proteins encoded in a region of the Marinococcus sp. PL1-022 genome:
- the ectA gene encoding diaminobutyrate acetyltransferase — METKMTGTNGSVDSIVFDKPTVEDGADMWELVKNSTLDLNSSYKYIMMCEFFAETCVVAKENDELVGFVTAFIPPEKQDTVFVWQVGVDTSQRGKGLASRLLDALLERDVCEEVLYLEATITPSNEASQALFKKLAKKRDTEVTVSECFTEDLFPDDEHEEELTFRVGPFTK; from the coding sequence ATGGAAACGAAAATGACTGGAACGAACGGTTCCGTCGATTCAATCGTTTTTGACAAACCAACCGTTGAAGACGGGGCAGACATGTGGGAACTTGTCAAAAACTCCACATTGGATTTGAATTCCTCATATAAATATATTATGATGTGTGAATTTTTTGCCGAAACATGTGTTGTCGCTAAAGAAAACGATGAATTAGTGGGCTTCGTAACGGCCTTTATTCCACCTGAAAAACAGGATACCGTGTTTGTCTGGCAGGTGGGCGTGGATACTTCCCAGCGGGGAAAAGGCCTTGCTTCACGTTTGCTGGATGCGCTTCTTGAACGGGATGTATGTGAAGAAGTGCTCTATTTAGAAGCTACCATCACTCCTTCCAATGAAGCCTCTCAGGCTTTGTTTAAAAAGCTTGCCAAGAAACGCGATACTGAAGTGACAGTTTCTGAATGCTTTACGGAGGATCTGTTCCCGGATGATGAACATGAAGAAGAGTTGACATTTCGAGTCGGACCCTTTACAAAATAA
- a CDS encoding TIGR01777 family oxidoreductase, which produces MNIAIAGGSGYVGSALTGYLEQMGHHIYILTRNSKNKKNSENITFIEWMNPGSKPEYELPPVDAFINLAGSSIAQRWTEQNKADILNSRIDSTREIIRIFQASSHKPEVLVSASAVAYYGMSNEAEFTEESPKGEPSFLQDVSVRWENEAEKAEELGIRVVKARMGLVLQAFIPPLVSAYKMFGGGTIGSGKQWFSWIHLRDAVEMLLFAATNKEIKGALNITAPQPAQMETLGREIAKVTGRPHWISVPSFVIEKMLGEMSVMILGGQKVIPQKSMDHGFSFHFPTLQPALINILKE; this is translated from the coding sequence TTGAATATTGCTATTGCCGGAGGAAGCGGGTATGTAGGCTCCGCCCTCACAGGCTACCTCGAGCAGATGGGCCACCATATTTATATTTTAACAAGAAACAGTAAAAATAAAAAAAATAGTGAAAATATCACCTTTATTGAATGGATGAACCCCGGCAGCAAACCCGAGTATGAATTGCCGCCGGTGGATGCTTTCATAAATCTGGCCGGCTCATCGATTGCACAACGATGGACGGAACAAAATAAAGCAGATATTTTAAACAGCCGTATCGATTCCACCAGAGAAATCATTCGTATTTTTCAAGCAAGCAGCCATAAACCGGAAGTACTTGTCAGTGCATCAGCCGTGGCTTATTATGGTATGTCCAATGAAGCAGAATTCACTGAAGAATCTCCAAAAGGTGAACCCAGCTTTTTACAGGACGTTTCCGTACGCTGGGAAAATGAAGCCGAAAAAGCGGAAGAACTCGGAATCCGGGTAGTAAAAGCACGAATGGGTCTCGTTTTGCAGGCATTCATTCCGCCACTTGTCTCTGCCTATAAAATGTTTGGCGGCGGTACTATCGGAAGCGGTAAACAGTGGTTTTCCTGGATTCATTTAAGAGACGCTGTCGAAATGCTTCTTTTTGCAGCTACGAATAAAGAAATTAAAGGTGCTTTGAACATTACTGCGCCCCAGCCCGCGCAGATGGAAACACTCGGACGCGAGATAGCTAAAGTGACCGGACGCCCTCACTGGATCTCTGTTCCATCATTTGTTATCGAAAAGATGCTCGGTGAAATGAGTGTAATGATCCTCGGAGGCCAGAAGGTCATCCCCCAAAAATCCATGGATCACGGTTTCTCTTTTCATTTTCCGACTCTCCAGCCTGCGCTGATCAATATTTTAAAGGAGTAA